A genomic window from Arthrobacter sp. FW305-BF8 includes:
- a CDS encoding heavy metal translocating P-type ATPase has protein sequence MREPNKPLGLPLTPLAPKATAEHAEHGAPDVPVPAATGASVGHDTHDDHMVHTQGQHAGHSTAMFKNRFWLTLALAVPVVYFSPMFAHLLGYMPPEFPGTAWIPPVLGTAIFVYGGMPFLMGGLKEMKARQPGMMLLIGMAISVAFVASWVTSLGIGGFDLDFWWELALLVAIMLLGHWIEMRALGSAQGALDALAALLPDVAERITDVGTETVSVAELRAGDLVLVRSGARMPADGTVTDGTAEFDESMITGESKTLTRSAGDPVVAGTVATDNTVRVRVTAVGDDTALAGIQRLVAEAQASSSRAQALADRAAAFLFFFAAAAGIITFITWTLLGSVPDAVTRTVTVLVIACPHALGLAIPVVIAISTEQAARAGVLIKNRMALERMRTIDVVLFDKTGTLTKGEPELKDASAVEGTSRDELLALAAAVESDSEHPVAQAIVRAAQHQGLRIPRATGFTSMTGRGVRATVEGRTLAVGGPALLRESGTTEPAKLAVSTRGWMDRGASVLHVIDGDRILGAVSVEDAVRDESRQAVAALQSRGIRVAMVTGDARQVAQSVAAELDIDEVFAEVLPADKDKKVAELQARGLKVAMVGDGVNDSPALARAEVGIAIGAGTDVAMESAGVVLAGNDPRAVLSMVDLSRASYRKMWQNLVWATGYNVLAVPLAAGVLAFAGVVLSPAAGAVLMSASTIVVALNAQLLRRVKLNPSRVR, from the coding sequence ATGCGTGAACCGAATAAGCCCCTTGGCCTGCCGTTGACCCCCTTAGCTCCGAAGGCAACGGCTGAACACGCGGAACACGGCGCACCGGACGTTCCGGTACCAGCCGCAACAGGAGCAAGCGTGGGTCACGACACCCACGACGACCACATGGTCCATACCCAGGGCCAGCATGCCGGGCACAGCACGGCGATGTTCAAGAACCGGTTCTGGCTGACACTGGCGCTGGCGGTTCCGGTGGTGTACTTCAGCCCGATGTTCGCCCACCTCCTCGGCTACATGCCGCCCGAATTCCCCGGGACGGCGTGGATCCCGCCCGTTCTGGGCACGGCCATCTTCGTCTACGGCGGGATGCCCTTCCTGATGGGCGGGCTGAAGGAGATGAAGGCCCGGCAGCCCGGGATGATGCTGCTGATCGGGATGGCCATCAGCGTTGCCTTCGTTGCCTCCTGGGTGACGAGCCTGGGCATCGGGGGCTTCGATCTGGACTTCTGGTGGGAGCTGGCCCTGCTGGTGGCCATCATGCTGCTGGGCCATTGGATCGAAATGCGCGCCCTGGGCTCGGCGCAGGGCGCCCTGGATGCCTTGGCGGCACTGCTTCCCGACGTGGCCGAACGCATTACCGATGTGGGCACCGAAACCGTCAGCGTCGCCGAGCTCCGCGCCGGTGACCTGGTCCTGGTCCGCTCCGGCGCCAGGATGCCCGCCGACGGCACCGTGACCGACGGTACCGCCGAATTCGACGAATCAATGATCACCGGCGAGTCGAAGACCTTAACCCGTTCCGCCGGTGACCCTGTTGTCGCCGGGACGGTCGCAACGGACAACACAGTACGGGTCCGGGTCACCGCCGTCGGGGACGATACCGCACTGGCCGGTATTCAGCGCCTGGTCGCCGAGGCCCAGGCCTCCTCGTCCCGGGCACAGGCCCTGGCCGACCGCGCCGCGGCCTTCCTGTTCTTCTTCGCCGCCGCCGCCGGAATCATCACCTTCATCACTTGGACACTCCTGGGCAGCGTTCCCGATGCCGTGACCCGCACCGTCACCGTGCTGGTGATCGCCTGCCCCCATGCCCTGGGCCTGGCCATTCCCGTGGTCATCGCCATCTCCACCGAGCAGGCCGCCCGCGCCGGGGTGCTGATCAAGAACCGAATGGCCCTGGAGCGGATGCGGACCATCGACGTCGTCCTGTTCGACAAGACCGGTACCCTGACCAAAGGCGAACCCGAGCTCAAGGACGCAAGCGCGGTGGAAGGTACGAGCCGGGACGAACTCCTGGCACTGGCGGCAGCTGTCGAGTCCGACAGCGAACACCCCGTTGCCCAGGCGATCGTCCGCGCAGCACAGCATCAGGGACTCCGGATTCCCCGTGCCACCGGCTTCACGTCCATGACGGGCCGAGGTGTCCGCGCAACCGTTGAGGGCAGGACGCTGGCGGTGGGCGGACCGGCACTGCTTCGGGAATCCGGAACCACCGAGCCGGCGAAGCTGGCAGTCTCCACGCGGGGCTGGATGGACCGCGGCGCCTCCGTGCTGCACGTCATCGACGGCGACCGGATTCTCGGTGCGGTGAGCGTGGAGGACGCCGTCCGTGACGAATCGCGCCAGGCCGTGGCCGCCCTGCAGAGCCGTGGCATCAGGGTGGCCATGGTCACCGGCGACGCCCGGCAGGTCGCCCAGTCCGTGGCCGCCGAGCTGGACATTGACGAGGTCTTCGCCGAAGTCCTGCCCGCCGACAAGGATAAGAAGGTCGCCGAGCTCCAGGCCCGCGGGCTGAAGGTCGCCATGGTGGGGGACGGCGTGAACGACTCACCGGCACTGGCCCGCGCCGAGGTCGGCATCGCAATCGGTGCCGGCACCGACGTCGCAATGGAATCCGCAGGGGTGGTGCTGGCCGGCAACGATCCGCGGGCGGTCCTGTCCATGGTGGACCTGTCCCGGGCCAGCTACCGGAAGATGTGGCAGAACCTGGTCTGGGCCACCGGCTACAACGTGCTCGCCGTGCCGCTGGCCGCCGGGGTCCTGGCCTTCGCCGGTGTCGTCTTGTCCCCCGCCGCCGGAGCCGTGCTGATGTCAGCCTCCACGATTGTCGTCGCCCTGAACGCCCAGCTGCTGCGACGGGTGAAACTGAATCCGTCCCGAGTTCGTTGA
- a CDS encoding DUF305 domain-containing protein: protein MTKKFLTLSATALAATFALTGCSTGTGPGSTGASTTGTESGSSSAPASSSAAATAGHNAADVMFAQMMIPHHAQAVKMSDMMLAKQDIPAEVAALATKIKAAQGPEIETMTGWLTGWNEPTKAPTGHDMSTHGTGGMAGMMSDSDMKKLDAAQGNEAAKLFLTQMIGHHQGAVMMAKTETAGGKNPDAVSLSKAIVTAQEAEIQEMQALLAKL from the coding sequence ATGACCAAGAAGTTTCTGACCCTCTCCGCCACTGCCCTCGCCGCGACCTTTGCCCTGACCGGATGCTCCACCGGAACAGGGCCCGGCTCCACCGGCGCCTCAACAACCGGCACCGAAAGCGGCTCTAGCTCTGCGCCGGCCAGCAGCTCCGCCGCTGCCACCGCTGGGCACAACGCCGCCGACGTCATGTTCGCCCAGATGATGATCCCCCACCACGCCCAGGCGGTGAAGATGAGCGACATGATGCTGGCCAAGCAGGACATCCCCGCAGAAGTGGCCGCCCTGGCCACCAAGATCAAGGCCGCCCAAGGACCGGAAATCGAAACGATGACCGGGTGGCTCACCGGCTGGAACGAACCCACAAAAGCGCCCACCGGGCACGACATGTCCACTCACGGCACCGGCGGCATGGCCGGGATGATGAGCGACTCGGACATGAAGAAACTCGACGCCGCCCAAGGTAACGAGGCGGCAAAGCTCTTCCTGACACAGATGATCGGTCACCACCAGGGCGCCGTCATGATGGCCAAAACCGAAACTGCCGGCGGGAAGAACCCCGACGCCGTAAGCCTCAGCAAGGCCATCGTCACCGCGCAGGAGGCCGAAATCCAGGAAATGCAGGCGCTGCTGGCCAAGCTCTGA
- a CDS encoding SDR family NAD(P)-dependent oxidoreductase, which produces MQIMEMQLATKRAFVSGSTKGIGYSIAKALLREGVSVIINGRVESRVESAVRKLRSEVPGAIVAGIAADFREPAEVQHLVGSLDGIDILVNNVGLFEVKPFGEISDDDWGRYFDVNVMSGVRLSRAILPKMIDAGWGRIIFIGSESGVNIPADMTHYGVTKAGLLALSNGLAKLTRGTGVTVNTILGGPTYSDGVAETIEQIAETQQLTASELKAAIIGGNQTSLLERFIEPEEIANLAVFLASPLSSATNGTAVRADGGVLTSML; this is translated from the coding sequence ATGCAGATCATGGAAATGCAGTTAGCGACCAAGCGGGCCTTCGTCAGTGGCTCCACCAAGGGCATTGGCTACTCCATTGCGAAGGCGCTTCTCCGAGAGGGAGTGTCTGTCATTATCAACGGGCGCGTTGAGAGTCGGGTCGAGAGTGCGGTGCGGAAACTGAGGTCAGAGGTGCCCGGCGCGATCGTCGCAGGCATTGCTGCTGACTTCCGCGAGCCCGCCGAGGTACAGCATCTGGTGGGTTCGCTCGATGGCATCGACATCCTCGTGAACAATGTCGGACTCTTCGAAGTGAAACCCTTCGGGGAAATTTCTGATGATGACTGGGGGCGCTACTTCGACGTCAACGTCATGAGTGGTGTGCGGCTGTCGCGTGCAATCCTTCCCAAGATGATCGACGCTGGATGGGGCCGGATCATTTTCATCGGCAGCGAGTCTGGAGTGAACATCCCTGCCGACATGACGCACTACGGCGTCACCAAGGCGGGACTGCTCGCCTTGAGCAACGGTCTTGCCAAACTCACCCGTGGTACTGGCGTTACGGTAAACACGATCCTCGGCGGACCTACCTATTCAGACGGTGTGGCCGAAACAATCGAGCAAATCGCCGAGACGCAGCAGCTCACGGCAAGTGAGCTCAAAGCGGCCATCATCGGCGGAAATCAGACTTCGCTCCTTGAGCGGTTCATAGAGCCTGAAGAAATCGCGAACCTGGCCGTCTTCCTTGCAAGTCCACTGTCATCCGCGACAAACGGGACTGCCGTGCGTGCCGATGGAGGCGTGCTCACCTCGATGCTCTGA
- a CDS encoding MarR family winged helix-turn-helix transcriptional regulator — MTNTRPPDVLDGDDLETWAGLATVLEWLPPALDAPLVHGFDLTHFEYGILFALAGTPDRTLRMSDLAGFANSSLSRLSRAVSRLQSRGWVQRSQDPKDGRSTRASLTDAGLEVLDEATPGHVDTVRRLVLDPLTAAQRRQLRDITLRIQQAIRTQEGWRPPRSVRSSEASD; from the coding sequence ATGACTAATACCCGCCCTCCGGACGTTCTTGATGGGGATGACCTTGAGACCTGGGCGGGACTGGCTACGGTTCTGGAGTGGTTGCCGCCCGCGCTCGATGCGCCGTTGGTGCACGGTTTTGACCTCACGCACTTCGAGTACGGCATCTTGTTCGCATTGGCTGGCACACCTGACCGGACACTTCGCATGAGTGATCTGGCCGGCTTCGCCAACAGCTCGCTCTCACGACTGTCCCGCGCGGTGTCACGGCTGCAGAGCCGAGGCTGGGTTCAGCGCTCCCAGGACCCCAAAGACGGCAGATCCACCCGGGCAAGTCTGACCGACGCCGGCCTCGAGGTGCTCGATGAGGCAACTCCGGGTCATGTCGACACCGTCAGAAGGTTGGTCCTCGACCCGCTAACAGCTGCCCAAAGACGCCAGCTGCGTGACATCACCTTGCGCATCCAACAGGCAATCAGAACACAGGAGGGATGGCGACCACCGCGAAGTGTCCGCTCTTCCGAAGCATCGGACTAG
- a CDS encoding glycosyltransferase, protein MSSVIVCSGPHDGHVSPMLGVARRLIDRGHRVRFLTGPAYEDAVKAIGAEFLPLGPGAEYATESSAATGVQAIREGIQGLVIEPARGQYLPLAAAVAAEPTDAVLAEVTFVGAATLSRLPRNKRPPIIACGILPLTLSSRDCAPYGSGLAPGKGPGARLRNQAMNWLVSNVVLKDSQRRVDALTRELVGVGLDGLFILDWARRTELVAQFTVEEFEYPRSDAPGNLRFFGPMSRHAASASVTPKPDWWGELDGSRPVVYVTQGTVSNEDFTALAGPTLEGLAGEDVTVVVSTGRRPLDALPPLPANACAAEFLPDAELLPKVDVYVTNGGYGGLHYAMENGVPIVVAGDTEDKPEGAARVAWAGVGINLKTGRPKPEAIRDAVRKVLGDGRYRAGSQRIGAAIAASPGVDGLIDQMEAMLRVGEPEQRQPDA, encoded by the coding sequence ATGTCATCAGTCATCGTTTGCAGCGGCCCCCACGACGGCCACGTTTCGCCCATGCTCGGAGTGGCACGCCGCCTGATTGACCGCGGCCACCGGGTGCGGTTTCTCACCGGCCCCGCGTATGAGGATGCAGTAAAGGCCATCGGGGCTGAGTTTCTCCCGCTGGGACCGGGCGCCGAATACGCGACCGAATCCAGCGCGGCCACCGGCGTCCAGGCGATCCGCGAGGGCATCCAGGGGCTGGTGATTGAGCCTGCCCGCGGCCAGTACCTGCCGCTGGCAGCGGCGGTCGCGGCCGAGCCGACGGACGCGGTCCTGGCGGAGGTCACCTTCGTGGGCGCCGCCACGCTGTCCAGGCTTCCGCGGAACAAGCGGCCACCTATCATCGCCTGCGGCATCCTGCCCTTGACGCTGTCCAGCCGGGACTGCGCCCCCTACGGCTCCGGGCTGGCGCCGGGCAAGGGGCCGGGTGCCCGCCTGAGGAACCAGGCAATGAACTGGCTGGTCTCCAATGTGGTGCTGAAGGACAGCCAGCGGCGGGTGGACGCCCTGACCCGCGAGCTGGTGGGCGTGGGGCTGGACGGGCTGTTCATTCTGGACTGGGCCCGCCGGACCGAACTCGTCGCCCAGTTCACGGTGGAGGAATTCGAGTATCCGCGCTCGGATGCGCCGGGCAACCTGCGCTTTTTCGGCCCGATGTCCCGGCATGCCGCCTCCGCCTCCGTGACGCCGAAGCCGGACTGGTGGGGCGAGCTCGATGGCTCCCGGCCCGTGGTTTACGTGACGCAGGGGACCGTCTCCAACGAGGACTTCACGGCCCTGGCCGGTCCCACGCTGGAGGGGCTTGCCGGGGAGGACGTGACCGTCGTCGTCAGCACTGGCCGCCGCCCGCTCGACGCGCTGCCGCCGCTCCCAGCCAATGCCTGCGCCGCCGAGTTCCTCCCGGACGCTGAGCTCCTGCCTAAGGTGGACGTCTACGTCACGAACGGCGGCTACGGCGGCCTCCACTACGCGATGGAAAACGGGGTGCCCATCGTGGTGGCGGGGGACACGGAGGACAAACCCGAGGGTGCCGCCCGGGTGGCCTGGGCCGGCGTCGGAATTAACCTCAAGACGGGCCGGCCGAAGCCGGAGGCCATCCGCGACGCCGTGCGGAAGGTTCTGGGGGACGGCCGGTACCGGGCCGGAAGCCAGCGGATCGGGGCGGCGATTGCGGCTTCCCCCGGCGTGGACGGGCTGATCGACCAGATGGAAGCGATGCTGCGGGTGGGCGAGCCGGAACAGCGCCAGCCAGACGCCTAG
- a CDS encoding trypsin-like serine protease, which produces MRIWKKLRARGGAAVVLAAATVLALTTAVPAGAVTGDYAKDTEHPFVGLVVFYGPNGEFHHRCSGSLLTPTVFLTAGHCTAGVSAARVYFQQDAGVDWSPETGTDPDTGYPGLCAEGTRGSQCAESEELHNYGYTSMAEVPETKDVGLVILEQPIALEEYAHLAAPETLDTLATRRGQQETTFTVSGYGISEVNPVSDTSFRERLMATSKLTNLTSASADGYNVQTNGNGKGLGATCTADSGGPLFYGTAASNTIAGITSFNHSRYCKGTNFSYRTDRRDVIDWITATAGDAGADIVVGTP; this is translated from the coding sequence ATGCGCATTTGGAAGAAACTACGCGCCCGCGGCGGTGCCGCCGTCGTGCTGGCCGCTGCTACGGTGCTGGCCCTGACCACGGCCGTCCCGGCCGGCGCGGTCACCGGTGACTACGCCAAGGACACCGAGCACCCCTTCGTGGGGCTGGTTGTCTTCTACGGTCCCAACGGCGAGTTCCACCACAGGTGTTCGGGCTCCCTGCTGACGCCCACCGTGTTCCTAACAGCAGGCCACTGCACCGCCGGTGTTTCCGCGGCACGGGTCTACTTCCAGCAGGACGCCGGCGTGGACTGGAGCCCTGAGACGGGAACGGATCCGGACACCGGCTACCCGGGCCTCTGCGCCGAGGGAACGCGGGGAAGCCAGTGCGCTGAGTCGGAGGAACTGCACAACTACGGCTACACCAGCATGGCCGAGGTACCGGAAACCAAGGACGTCGGCCTGGTGATCCTGGAGCAGCCCATCGCGCTCGAAGAATACGCGCACCTCGCGGCACCGGAGACCCTGGACACGCTGGCCACCAGGCGCGGGCAGCAGGAAACAACCTTCACCGTGAGCGGCTACGGAATCTCGGAGGTCAACCCGGTTTCCGACACCTCATTCCGCGAACGGCTCATGGCCACGTCCAAGCTGACGAACCTCACCAGCGCGAGCGCCGACGGCTACAACGTCCAGACCAACGGCAACGGGAAGGGCCTCGGCGCCACCTGCACCGCCGACTCTGGCGGGCCGCTGTTCTACGGCACGGCGGCGTCCAACACCATCGCCGGCATCACCTCGTTCAACCACAGCCGCTACTGCAAGGGAACGAACTTTTCCTACCGCACGGACCGGCGGGACGTGATCGACTGGATCACCGCCACAGCGGGCGACGCGGGCGCGGATATCGTCGTCGGGACGCCGTAG
- a CDS encoding SGNH/GDSL hydrolase family protein — MAIGDSFTEGVGDPEERCAGGLRGWADRVAEELSAERKDFAYANLAIRGLLLDQILDQQTEPAMELKPDLITLSAGGNDMVFHRTDPDKLAAKLEAGVERLSDTGATIMLFAGPDWRRTPILGRSRSRIAIFNENIRIVAAAHDCLLVDLWTLPGLRDPRMWDPDRLHFSPLGHHTIAMHVLDTLQVQHSLQPLEPKALPHSNWRDARAGDLAWARTYFLPWAWQRITPPRIPLPGVHDHPAPAPLLPKRPVFAPVYAVRTVAVKAVAEFLA; from the coding sequence GTGGCAATCGGAGATTCGTTTACCGAGGGCGTCGGCGATCCCGAGGAACGCTGCGCCGGAGGGCTCCGGGGTTGGGCGGACCGGGTGGCAGAGGAGCTCAGTGCGGAGCGGAAAGACTTTGCCTACGCCAATCTGGCCATCCGCGGCCTGCTTTTGGACCAGATTCTTGACCAGCAGACGGAACCGGCAATGGAGCTGAAGCCTGATCTGATCACGCTGTCGGCCGGCGGGAACGACATGGTGTTCCACCGCACCGACCCGGACAAGCTGGCGGCCAAGCTGGAAGCCGGAGTTGAACGGCTGAGTGACACCGGTGCCACCATTATGCTGTTCGCCGGGCCGGACTGGCGGCGCACGCCCATCCTGGGGCGCAGCCGCTCCCGGATAGCCATCTTCAACGAGAACATCCGGATCGTCGCTGCCGCGCATGACTGTCTGCTGGTGGACCTGTGGACGCTGCCCGGTCTCAGGGATCCGCGGATGTGGGACCCGGACCGGCTGCACTTCTCGCCGCTGGGCCACCACACCATCGCCATGCATGTGCTGGACACCCTGCAGGTGCAGCATTCGCTGCAGCCGCTGGAGCCAAAGGCCCTGCCGCACAGCAATTGGCGCGATGCCAGGGCCGGGGACCTGGCCTGGGCCCGCACCTACTTCCTGCCGTGGGCTTGGCAGCGCATCACGCCGCCGCGCATTCCCCTGCCGGGTGTCCACGACCATCCGGCGCCCGCGCCCCTGCTGCCGAAGCGGCCGGTGTTCGCCCCGGTTTATGCTGTGCGGACCGTTGCGGTGAAGGCCGTGGCTGAGTTCCTGGCGTAG
- a CDS encoding ArsR/SmtB family transcription factor has translation MTNVFIVPDLLEVAAEPNRRALLRLLAEGERTVTELSGHFSVSRSAISQHLLLLSEVGLVSARKDGRNRYYSLDAAGMVRLREEFDAFWTNELDLLVADASRLRPPTSQGKI, from the coding sequence ATGACTAACGTATTTATTGTGCCTGATCTTCTGGAAGTTGCCGCGGAGCCAAACAGGCGGGCACTCCTTCGGCTCCTTGCGGAGGGAGAGCGGACGGTGACGGAGCTGTCCGGACATTTCTCGGTCAGCCGGTCGGCTATTTCCCAGCATCTGTTGCTGCTGTCCGAAGTGGGGCTGGTATCGGCCCGGAAGGACGGCAGGAACAGGTACTACAGCCTGGACGCAGCAGGAATGGTCCGGCTGCGCGAAGAATTTGACGCTTTCTGGACCAATGAACTGGATCTGCTGGTGGCTGACGCCAGCCGGCTCCGCCCACCAACATCGCAAGGGAAAATCTGA
- a CDS encoding TIGR03086 family metal-binding protein, translating into MSFNKTVFLPVDPDAAFALITEPERLRRWKTVAARVDLRVGGDYRWTITPGHAARGTFTEIEPGKRIVYTWGWEGDDQLPPGASTVTVNLEAVDGGTTVQLIHEGLTAEQETGHAEGWNHFLGRLVLLATSGDAGPDEWSAAPDPIDELASAEASLAVAQRVLQGLKDSDMDARTPCEDFTVDGLLGHLFGSIASIGKALGTTVPARPTASPEVRIAEASQITLEAFRVRGLEGSLDMGFAELPATLVASILNLELLVHAWDFAKATGQELAVSPVLSDYVLGLARNTISPQMRGASFAEETLVDESAASMERLVAFTGREVAGI; encoded by the coding sequence ATGTCATTTAACAAAACTGTCTTCCTTCCGGTCGATCCGGATGCGGCCTTCGCACTCATCACAGAGCCCGAGAGGCTCCGCCGCTGGAAAACCGTGGCGGCCAGGGTCGACCTCCGCGTCGGTGGAGACTACCGCTGGACCATCACTCCGGGCCATGCCGCAAGAGGCACCTTCACGGAAATCGAGCCCGGAAAACGCATCGTCTACACGTGGGGCTGGGAAGGTGACGACCAGTTGCCGCCGGGCGCCTCTACCGTGACCGTGAACCTGGAAGCAGTCGACGGCGGAACGACCGTCCAACTGATCCACGAAGGGCTGACAGCGGAGCAGGAAACTGGCCATGCTGAGGGCTGGAACCACTTCCTGGGGCGCCTGGTACTTTTGGCCACGAGCGGCGATGCCGGCCCCGACGAGTGGTCGGCAGCCCCGGACCCCATCGACGAACTCGCCAGCGCCGAAGCCTCCCTCGCCGTGGCCCAACGCGTCCTGCAGGGACTCAAGGACTCGGACATGGACGCCCGCACACCCTGCGAGGACTTCACCGTTGACGGTCTGCTGGGCCATCTCTTCGGCTCGATTGCATCGATCGGCAAGGCTCTTGGCACTACCGTTCCTGCCCGGCCGACGGCGTCGCCAGAAGTCCGGATCGCCGAGGCCTCGCAGATCACTCTGGAAGCGTTCCGTGTCCGCGGCCTGGAAGGAAGCCTGGACATGGGCTTCGCGGAGCTCCCCGCGACGCTGGTCGCAAGCATCCTGAACCTGGAACTGCTGGTGCACGCCTGGGACTTTGCCAAGGCCACCGGGCAAGAACTCGCGGTCTCGCCGGTCCTCTCGGACTACGTGCTGGGCCTCGCCCGGAACACCATCAGTCCCCAGATGCGGGGGGCCAGCTTCGCCGAAGAGACGCTGGTCGATGAGTCGGCGGCGAGCATGGAGCGTCTCGTCGCATTCACCGGCCGCGAGGTGGCCGGCATCTGA
- a CDS encoding SRPBCC family protein, producing the protein MVDVLTEIVIHRPREVVASYASDPENAPEWYTNIKAVNWESAPPLRVGSRLAFRAHFLGRNLDYVYEFTELDPGKRLVMQTAQGPFPMQTTYTWADADHSSTRMALRNTGKPAGFSAVMKLVMAPTMRRAMQKDLAKLKQILEAA; encoded by the coding sequence ATGGTTGACGTACTGACAGAGATTGTCATCCACCGGCCGCGCGAGGTTGTCGCCAGCTATGCTTCGGACCCTGAGAACGCTCCCGAGTGGTATACCAACATCAAGGCGGTCAATTGGGAATCCGCGCCGCCACTGAGGGTCGGATCCCGGCTGGCTTTCCGGGCTCACTTCCTGGGCCGGAACCTGGACTACGTGTACGAATTCACCGAGCTGGACCCGGGCAAGAGGCTGGTCATGCAGACAGCGCAGGGCCCGTTCCCCATGCAGACCACCTACACCTGGGCGGACGCTGACCACTCCTCTACCCGCATGGCACTGCGCAACACCGGCAAGCCCGCTGGATTCTCCGCGGTAATGAAGCTCGTCATGGCACCGACGATGCGCCGCGCGATGCAGAAAGACCTCGCCAAGCTGAAACAGATCCTGGAGGCTGCCTGA
- a CDS encoding haloacid dehalogenase type II, with the protein MSTAISVIVFDVNETLSDMSPMGERFREIGAPADLAKLWFATLLRDGFALTASGDNGSFAAIGADALRGLLTGVELNRPLDGAVEHVMGGMNGLGVHPDVPEGISALGAAGFRLITLTNGSTQIAEKLFKAAGIREVFESLLSVEDAPAWKPARASYEYAAAASGADPAGMLLVAVHPWDIHGATRAGLRTAWLNRTGGSYPDYFEAPEFIVTALTELPAALAAAH; encoded by the coding sequence ATGAGCACCGCCATCTCTGTCATTGTCTTTGATGTGAACGAAACCCTGTCGGATATGTCGCCCATGGGGGAACGCTTCAGGGAAATCGGAGCGCCAGCTGACCTGGCCAAACTCTGGTTCGCTACGCTGCTGCGTGACGGCTTCGCACTGACGGCCAGCGGAGACAACGGATCCTTCGCCGCCATCGGAGCCGACGCGCTCCGGGGACTTCTGACCGGGGTGGAGCTTAACCGCCCTCTCGACGGGGCGGTCGAGCATGTCATGGGCGGCATGAACGGCCTCGGGGTACATCCGGATGTTCCCGAGGGGATCAGCGCCCTGGGGGCTGCAGGGTTCCGGCTGATTACACTCACCAACGGCTCAACCCAGATCGCAGAGAAGCTGTTCAAGGCCGCAGGGATCCGGGAGGTGTTTGAGTCGCTGCTTTCGGTCGAAGACGCGCCCGCCTGGAAGCCTGCCCGGGCCTCCTACGAATACGCCGCCGCCGCCTCCGGGGCTGATCCGGCCGGCATGCTGCTGGTCGCCGTGCATCCGTGGGACATCCACGGCGCCACCCGTGCCGGGCTCCGGACAGCGTGGCTGAACAGGACCGGGGGTAGCTACCCGGACTACTTTGAAGCTCCTGAATTCATAGTCACAGCCCTGACCGAGCTTCCCGCGGCCCTGGCAGCAGCGCACTGA
- a CDS encoding ABC transporter permease subunit yields MTSAADPVIDATRLVKTFGTPTADLTRVTSGWVSLFSPIGWGQRSRPFSAADPAPLLVLAAAATALAVAVMVLRNRRDLGASLLPERAGPERAGAGGASFLGLAWRQQQPTLIGWCLFAALLDGIAGSLGPVVSDVIGGNDSLRELILRLVPGTRAEIIDVFTAALLGIAGVLAAAAGIQAMLRLRTEEAEGRAELLLATPRSRARWLGANLILAAASATVVAAVAGTAATAGLTLSGVGNGPPGLLIGSALAHVPAAAVFVAATAVAFAAVPRVSIPLGWAMLAGGLVLGQFGELLRLPAWLQDVSPFRHSAAMPVEPFDPEAALTLTTIALAGAGIAAYLFRRRDLTP; encoded by the coding sequence ATGACTTCAGCAGCAGATCCGGTCATTGACGCCACACGGCTCGTGAAGACTTTCGGCACGCCGACCGCCGATCTGACCAGGGTCACCAGCGGATGGGTTTCGCTGTTCTCGCCCATCGGGTGGGGCCAACGCTCCAGGCCCTTCTCTGCCGCTGACCCCGCGCCGCTGCTGGTCCTGGCCGCAGCGGCCACCGCCCTGGCCGTTGCCGTCATGGTGCTCCGAAATCGCAGGGATCTGGGCGCCAGCCTGCTGCCCGAACGTGCAGGCCCGGAGCGAGCCGGCGCGGGTGGTGCCTCCTTCCTGGGCCTGGCGTGGCGCCAACAGCAGCCCACCCTGATCGGCTGGTGCCTCTTCGCAGCCCTGCTCGATGGCATCGCCGGGAGCCTCGGGCCCGTGGTCAGTGACGTGATCGGCGGCAATGACTCACTCCGGGAGCTGATCCTTCGCCTCGTCCCGGGGACCCGGGCAGAGATCATCGATGTGTTCACCGCTGCCCTGCTGGGCATCGCCGGTGTCCTGGCCGCTGCCGCCGGCATCCAGGCCATGCTGCGGCTCCGCACAGAGGAAGCCGAGGGCAGGGCCGAACTCCTCCTGGCCACGCCCCGCTCCCGGGCCCGGTGGCTTGGCGCGAACCTGATCCTCGCCGCGGCCTCTGCCACGGTCGTGGCCGCCGTCGCCGGGACCGCGGCCACCGCCGGCCTCACCCTCTCCGGCGTGGGCAACGGCCCGCCCGGCCTGCTGATCGGCTCCGCGTTGGCGCACGTCCCGGCCGCCGCCGTCTTCGTCGCGGCAACGGCGGTGGCCTTCGCCGCGGTGCCCAGGGTGAGTATTCCGTTGGGGTGGGCCATGTTGGCCGGCGGCCTGGTCCTGGGTCAGTTCGGTGAGCTGCTGCGCCTGCCTGCCTGGCTGCAGGATGTTAGCCCGTTCCGGCACTCCGCGGCGATGCCTGTCGAGCCGTTCGACCCCGAAGCTGCCCTGACCCTGACCACCATTGCCCTCGCCGGAGCAGGGATCGCTGCCTACCTGTTCCGGCGCCGCGACCTCACTCCGTGA